TATTTTGCCCTGAGCCGCCTCCAGCAGTCCTAACTTTATGTCATTGGCCCGATATTCAATGCCGTACAAATACCTGGAAAGTTTGCCCGTACCATCGGTCAGCATGATTACGGCCGGGTGCGCGTACTGATTTTTTTCTTCCACAAAAAAGTATTGGAAGCCCACGGCATCGGCCAGGCGCTTTACTTCCTTCTCTTCTCCTACCAAAAATTCCCAGCCGTCGCTATCCGGCGGTTCCTGCAATCTTTTGAGCATACTTTCCTTTTTTTGCAGCGCATCCTGAGGCGTGTCGCGCGGATCAATGCTAATGGTCAGTACCCGATAATCTTCTCCGAACTTTAAGCGCACGCTGTATAAAGCCCGCGTCACGCCATCCAGAACCAGGTTGCAAAGCATAGGGCAATGGTAATAGGCCAGAATCAAAACCACCGGTTTTTCGCCATCGTAATAGTCTTTTAACTGATGCGTCTGCCCCTGCGAATCAATCAGCTTCACATCCAGCGGAATTTGAGCGCCCAGATGTTCGATGACGTCAATTTTATTTAACTCCGGATCGCTGGTGCGCACCACCTGCCCCGTTGCGGCCTGCACGCTCAAAATCAGCAAAAACACAATTTGTATGAATGTTGACATTTTATTTTTCTTCCTTTTGTTTTGCATAGGCCTCGTCGGCCAGAATTTTCATCGCTCTTTCGATGGGGATGCGATAGATCCCTTTAGTGTAATCCAACAATTCGTAGCTATTCAAAATCTGTTCCTCCTGGGCGCGCAGTTCTAATAATTCCGTCGATTGTTTATTTAAGATAATATCGTATTCCAGTTGCCGCGAGTAATAGGTAAAATATTCATTCACACCGACGATAATGGCGCCCAGGAGCACCATAATCATAATGGTGTAAGCAATTATCTTATTGACATTCGCATCGCTTTTTTCGTATCCGTTGCCAGTATTATTTTGCATGCTTTTTAAAGCTCCTCTTTTAACTATTCACAAAGGTGATTGATTTTTGCAAATTGGGATCGCCCACAGGCAGCACCGGATTGGACCTCAGGCGCATCCAGTAAAGCATCAGAAAAAAAGCCGCGAATCCGACAAACAGGGTTAAGTCCATCCAGGAAAGACGAATACCCTGCGGATGTAAAACAGGGACGGCATTCCAGTAAAGATCCACCCAGTGCCCAAACAGGGTCCAGAGGGCAATAAATTGCAAAAAGCGCACGTTGCGTTTGGCCGCCCGGCTCATCAATCCCAGAAACGGCACCAGAAAGTTGCCAAATACCAGAAACAGCCCAAAGACTTTCCAGCTCCCTTCCCAGCGTTTAAGATAAAAAACGGTTTCTTCCGGGATATTGGCGTACCAGATCAAAAAGTATTGAGAAAAAGCCATGTAGCCCCAGAAGATGGTAAACGACATTAACAGCTTGGCCAGATCGTGATAGTGTTCAACAGTGATCTGTTCGGTTAACACCTTTTTACGATGCAGCGCGGCAATGGCCAGAATGATAAAGGCCAGGGCGGCCACAAAACCGCCGGAGAAAATATAAAGACCATAGATGGTTGAATACCATTCCGGTTGTAGCGACATCAGCCAGTCAAAGGCGGCAAAAGTGATGGTCAGGGCAAACAGCACCATGCCCAGGGCAGAAACTTTGCGCATTTTCTGGATTTGCTCAACGCCGCCCAGTTTGTCCTGTTCCAGAGAGGTTTTGTACAATTTACGCGCCACCAGGTACCAGACCAGAAAGTAAACGGTCGATCGAATGGCAAAAAACGGAATGTTTAAATAGGCGGTCTTGGCCTGTAAAACGTGATGGGCAGCCACCACCTCAGGGTGCGTCCATTCGTACAGATGATGCATGCCCAACAAAATGGGAATAAATCCCAGCGCCAGTAGGGGCACGCTCATCATAACCGCTTCGCTGATGCGGCGCAACACAATGCCCCAAACCGTACCTGTAAGGTGGCTGAGCATAACAAAAAACATGGCGCCCAATCCGACCGATACCCAAAATACCCAGGCAACCAGATAAGAAAAAAAGAACTGTCGGGAATCCACAAAAAGCCCGATCAAACTTATGCCAAAAGCCACGGCGCCAACGATTAACATCTGCCTGTTAAAAACCCCTTTGTCCTTAAGCGAAAACGTTTGATTATCCATGTGCATCATTTTCCATTCTCTACTTTATTTTATCTCTTAATTCTTCGGGAACATCTTTAATGGTGGCATGCTGGGAGCGCTGCAAAGCTCTGAAATAAGCAACAATAGCCCAGCGATCTTTGACGGGAATCTGATGTTTGTAAGCCGGCATATTGCGAATGCCGTTGCTGATTACATCAAAAATATGCCCGTCGGCGTAGGCCCTTATGTTGTCCTGATGAAAAGAGGGCGGCGGCGGAAATCCTCTTTTGACCACCATTCCCAGACCGTCGCCCACACGACTGTGGCAGGGCGCGCAGTAGATATTGTATCGTTCCTGCCCACGTTTGAGCAGGGCCAGGTTCACAGCCTCCGGGATGTAATCGATCGGTTTTCCGTTTTCATCTTTACCTGTAAAATATTCCTCGTTTTCATGGTATTCGCCACGGGCTACCGTTCCCGGCACCGGAACGCGCATGGCAGAACCGTCGGTAAAAAACCGGTTTTCCTCCTGAGCTTTGAACTTAGGCTGATCGTCCATATCCGGCACAGGATGGATGGGCGGTTTTTCAGATATCTGCCCCCGGCAACCCAACAGCAACACAAACATGAAAAGTCCGATTATCCAACTAAGCTTTTTCATCGTCTTCCGCCTCTTCCGTGATTAATTCAACATTCTTACCGCCAATGGACTCAAGAAAGGTGCGCGCTTCATTTAAGTCAAACTCTCCTTCGTCGCCTTCAATGCTGACAAAAAATCCATCGTCGGTCACCTTTTTAAACCGTTCCGATTCAAATATCGGGTGGTTAAATCGGGGCAGTTTGTTAAAAATTAGCATGCCCACAAAGGCCGTGGCGGCGCCGGAAATGACCATTAATGCAAAGGCGACGGGGCTGTAAGCCTGGTAACTAAACAGCGGCTTTCCGGAAACCACCACCGGATAAGCGACGGAACCGGTCCACCATTGCAGCAGCACGCCAAAGGACAAACCGATGGCGGCAGTGATTCCGGAAACCCAGCCCAACATCGAACGTTTTTCGCCCATGGCTTTATCCAACCCGTGAATGGGAAAGGGCGAATAACAATCGAAATTTTTAAATCCTGAATTTCGCAGCTGTTCGGCCGCCTTTAGTAACTGCGCCGGATTTTCAAACTCTGCTAACATCATTACTCTTTTAGCCTGACTCATTTTGTTCCCTCCGCCTGATGGTGTTCATCATAATAGTGCGGATCGGCCTGCGGCAGAACGCCTTTGACCTCCGACATGGCAACCATGGGCAGCCAGCGCACAAAAAGCAGAAACAGGGTAAAAAACAGACCAAAAGCGCCGAGCATCATGCCAAAATCCACCCAGGTGGGTTTGAACATATCCCAGCTGGAAGGCAAAAAGTCGCGGTGCAGCGAAGTAATCACAATCACAAAGCGCTCAAACCACATGCCGATATTGACAAAGATGGAAATGACAAACATAACCGGGATACTGGTCCTGAACTTCTTAAACCATAACAACTGCGGAATAACCACATTGCTGATCACCATAATCCAGTATGCCCACCAGTACGGCCCAAAGGCGCGATTGATAAAGGTAAACTGTTCGTACTGGTTGCCGCCGTACCAGGCAATAAAAAACTCCATGGCGTAAGAATAGCCTACCATCATACCCGTCAGCAGAATCACTTTGTTGATTTTTTCCAGATGAGTTAAAGTAATGATGTGTTCCAGCTTAAACGCTTTACGAGCGATGATAGCCATGGTAAGCACCATGCCAAAGCCGGAAAAAATAGCGCCGGCCACAAAGTACGGCGGGAAAATGGTGGAATGCCAGCCCGGTAAAATGCTGGTCGCAAAATCGGTACTCACAATACTATGCACCGAAAGCACCAGCGGCGTGGAAAGTCCGGCCAGAATCAAATAAGCCATTTCGTAATGCTTCCAGTGTTTGTTGCTGCCGCGCCAGCCCAGCGAAAAAATGCCCAGCACAATTTTGCGCAGACGTGTTTTAGCCCGATCTCTCATGCTCGCCAGATCGGGAACCAGGCCGGTGTACCAGAAAATGAGCGAAACCGTAAAATAGGTGCCCACCGCAAAAAAGTCCCACAACAGAGGGCTGCGGAAATTAGGCCACATGGCCATTTGATTGGGCACGGGAAACATATAGTAAATAACCCAGATGCGTCCCACATGAATGCCGGGGAAAACCAGCGCGCAGGCAATGGCAAACAGGGTCATGGCCTCGGCAAAGCGGTTAATCGATGTTCGCCACTTCTGCCGCAGCAAAAATAAAATGGCCGAAATTAAGGTGCCGGCGTGTCCGATTCCTACCCAAAACACAAAGTTGACAATCGGAAAGCCCCAGCCCACAGGAACATTGTTGCCCCACACTCCAATACCGGTTCCAATCAGGTAACCAATCAAAACAAAGAGAATGAGCGCAAAAAAAGAACTGATGCCCATCAAAATGTACCACATCTTCGGCGGTTTGGGCCGTTCGGCAATAGAGCTCACATCTTCTGTAATGGAGTGAAAGGTAGGGTTCCCTTCAATTAACGGCGGCTCCTGTATTTGCGCAAGTTGCGCACGTTGCTCAAAAACACTCACGAGACCAATCCCCCTTCCATCTCTTTCTTTTGCAGACGTTTTTCAATTAAAGGATTTGGATTGCGCAGGCGCGCCAGATAACTGGTTCTGGTTTTTAAATTCAGACCAGACAGCAGATTGTAATCGCGATCCACCTGTTTCATTTTGCTCACGGCGCTGTTTGGATCGTTGATATTGCCAAAAACAATGGCATCGGCCGGGCAGGCCTGTTCACAGGCGGTTTTGATTTCGCCGTCGCGCACGGCGCGCCCTTCGTTTTTGGAATTGATTTTGGCCTGATTAATGCGCTGCACACAGTAGGTGCATTTTTCCATCACGCCGCGAGAACGCACGGTAACATCCGGATTCATGGCCATCTTTAAGGTGTCTGCCAGTCCGCCCGTGTAATTAAAAAAGTTGAAGCGGCGCACTTTAAAGGGACAGTTGTTGGAACAATAGCGCGTGCCGATGCAGCGATTGTAGGTCATTACGTTTAAACCTTCGGCGTCGTGCGTGGTGGCCTGCACCGGACACACCTGCTCGCAGGGCGCGTTTTCACACTGTGCGCAGGCCATGGGCTGGGCCACCATTTCCGGGTCTTCCAGCTCGCCTGCATAGTAACGATCCAGACGAATCCAGTGCATTTCGCGACCTTTTAACACCTGTTCTTTGCCCACAATGGGAATATTATTTTCACTCTGGCAGGCAACCACACAGGCATTGCAACCGGAGCAGGAATTAAGATCGATGGTCATGCCCCACTGGTAGCCTTCGTCGTACGCCCTCTCTTTCCACAGCGATTTAAGCGGCGGATGTTCTTCCATCTTTTCGGCAAAGTGCGGTTCGTTTTTGTACTCTTCCACCGTTGCCTCGCGCACCAGCGGACGTCCTTCCATTGAACCATGATCCTGTGTGGTGGCCATTTCTTCTTTTTCACCCGTCTTGCGCAGCCGGGCTCCAATGACAAAATTAAATCCGGCCAGGGTACGTAAAACGCTGGCATTAACGCCCACGCCGCTGGCTATTTTTCCGCCCGCCGTACGTCCGTAGCCCAGCAGCAGGCTCGCCGAGTGATCGGCGTGTCCGGGCTGAATCCACACCGGAATTTTGATCTTGTTCTGACCGACTTCCAATTCCACCACATCGCCATTACCCACCTGCAGGGCCTGCGCCGTTTTGGGACTGAGCAGTAAACCATTGCCCCAGGTCAACTTGGTCACCGGATCAGGCAGCTCCTGCAGCCAGCCGTTGTTGGCAAACCGTCCGTCAAACACGGTAGGCGAGGGCCGAAAAACCAGCTCCAGTATTTCATTGGCGGTCGATTTAGTCTGGAAAGCCTGTTCAGAAAGCGTTTTTAATGTAAGCGTCGGATTAAGCGCATCGCTCTTCTCCGGCGCCAGATAGCCGTCATTCAACACCTTTTTCCAGCGTTTTTCAAAGTTTTGTCCGGGCAGGATCTCTTTCCACGCGGCGCGCACCAGCTCGTAACCAGATGCCGCCAGGCCGGTGGTCAGTAAATGAACCACTTCAAGCGCGCTTTTCGAATCGTACAACGGGGCAATCATGGGCTGGGCCACACTCAAACTGCCGTCCGCATTACGTCCATCGCCCCAGGCTTCCAGATAATGGCTGAGCGGCAAATGCCAGTGGGCCTGCTGTGCCGTCTCGTCAAAATACAGTCCACAGTGGATGTGTGTTTTCAGCCTGCCCGCCGCCTGCTGCCAGTTTAAATCAACCGGCGCGTCATAGGCCGGATTCACATCCAGAGTGACCAGGGTTTCCACTTCACCGCTATTCATGGCGCGCACCAGATCGGCTAACTGATTTTTAGAAGGCAAAAGCGCATCCTGCAGAGGCAAATACTCCACGGTCGCCCCCACGTTGCCCAGAGTTTTATTCAGGGCCAGTACCAGCGCATGCACTTCCGCAGGCTGTGTTCTACCGGCGACGATTAAACTCTTTCCCTTATTTTTCATCAGGTCATCAGCCAGGGCGTTTAACCATACGGCATCCACCTTTAACGCATTGGCAGGTAAATCAATATCGAGCGCCAGCCCCCGTTTTTTCAGGGCATGAGCCAGCGCCAGCGCAAAAGCCCCCACCTGCTGTGTTTGTAAACGCAAACGATGATCGGCCATGCCGCCGGTAATGGAAAAGTGGTTTTCCACCACGTACAGACGATTCATTTCTTCGCCGGCCTTAAGGACTTTACGCCCCTTCGAAAAACCTTTATGGGCGGCGATATTTTCGCTTTCGCTGAGCAAAAAGTCAGCCTCCAGAGAGAGGATCACCTTAGCGCGCTCGTAATGGTAAAGCGGCCGTAAATCCTGGCCCGTTGCCAGCCGGATTCCGCGAAAAATGTTCTCATCGCTTACTGATTCGTAGGCAAACCAGCGGGCTTCCGGGAATTGTTGTTTAAAATTCTGATAGGCTTTGTAAAGCGCAGGACTGGAAAAAGAACGGCTTAAAACCGCCAGTTTTTTTCCCTTTCCCAGACGAGTTTTTTCAGAACGCCAGAAGGCAATAAAATCCGGCCAGGTCTTGATCGCGCCTTTAAAACGCACCTGTTTGGAGCGATCCGGATCGTACAATTCCAGCACAGACGCCTGCAACCAGGCGTTGGTCGCCCCCCGGGTAGAAGAGTGATCCGGATTACCCTCGATTTTGGTCGGACGACCGTCGTGGTTTTCCACCAGCAGGCCATAATTACTTAGCCCCACAGGCATGATGGTGGCGTAATACCTGGGCACGCCGGGGATGATATTTTCTGGCGCGACCACATAAGGCACAATTTTCTCCACCGGCCTGCGGCAACTTACCAGCCCGGCAAAGGCAATGGAAGCGCCCATCAGACCCAGGAACTTTCTGCGCGATACGCCATCGGCAACCTCTTCCACACTTTCGGGAAATTCGGCTGCTACAAATTTTTTGAATTCCGGCGTATCGGCCAATTGCTCCAGGCTTCTCCAATACTGCTTTCCTTCGTTCATATTCCCCCTTTTCATCTATGACACCCCGAACAATCGATTGGCGGTTTGATGTTTTTTTGTTGAATCAGTTGCATGGCAATTTCTAATTGGTTGGCAGGAGGCTGGTAGTTCATGGTGGTAATTTCTGAGGCGGGTCGCAAACTGGGGGCCGGATTATTGTGACAATCAAGACACCAGCTCATGCTTAATGGCTTTTCCTGATGCACTTTTTCCATGGCCGCCACATTGCCGTGACACGACTCGCACCCCACGCCAGCCGTAATGTGTGCGGAATGATCAAAATAGACGAAATCCGGCAAATCGTGCACCTTTGTCCACTCCAGCGGTTTGTTTTCAGCCATGCTTGCCCGAACGGGCAACAATTTGCGGCTTTCGGTTGCCACGCTGGAATGGCAATTCATGCAGGTTTGCGTGGGCGGCACGCTGGCCACCGCAGCCCGCTCCACATTTACATGGCAGTAACGGCAATCCAGGCCCAGATCGCCCACATGCAATTTATGACTGTACGGCACCGGTTGCTCCGGTTGATAACCAACATCCGTATATTGAGGCGAACCAAAATACCAGAAGAAAAAAACAACACCGATGATACCGCCTGCTGCGCCTATTAAAATAAATAGCGGTAATCGATTGGTCCATTTGGGAAAAATCTGCGCCAAGCTAATCTCCCTTCGTTAAACATTCTATGCTTCTTTAAATAGAAGCGACCATTCAGTTTGTAGCAAAAACAAAAAACTCCGACACAACTCAATGGAGCCTTTTGATTTTTATTCCAGAACCTAAATAAAAATCTCCACCACAATGACCACGAACAGAATGAATAGGTATTGAATCGACATAAAAAACAACCGTCGATAATCCTTTTCCGTTTGAGAAGCGCGTGCTTTAAAGGATTGGCGGATAAACCGAAACCCTAAAATGGCGGCGGCGGCGCCGTAAACCCAGCCGACCTTCTGCGAAAATACCAGCGTCAGACTGGCGGCAACCAGAATTAAAGTATAAAACACAATTTGATTGAGCGTGGAACGCTCGCCATGTATCACGGGCATCATCGGCAATTTACTTGCGCGATAATCGTCCGTGTAAAAAAGAGCTAATGCCCAAAAATGAGGCGGGGTCCAGAGAAAAATAATGAGAAACAAAATCCACGGTTCCCATGACATGGAACCGGTAGCGGCCACCCACACGCCCACAGGAGCCATGGCCCCGGCTGCTCCCCCAATGACAATATTCTGCGGGGTGGTCGGTTTTAAATATAAAGTGTAGAAAAAACTGTAAAATAAAAGCGTGACTAGCGAAAGCAGAGCGCTGTACCAGTTAAAAAAGAATCCAAAAATTAATACACCGCTTATGCCCATCAACAATGAAAAAATCAGCGCCCCTTTGTGACTGATCTTTTTTTGCGGCAGGGGACGTCGGCCGGCCGTACGTTTCATTAATGCATCGCGTTCTCGCTCAAAATATTGATTAAGCGCATTGGCCGAACCGCCTGTCAGGTAAAGAGCTACAAGCGCCAATAAGAAACGAAGTGGCTCGCGTAGCAAACTGCCTTCCAGAACCAACGACGTTGCTCCCGTAATAATCACCAGAAGCATGATTTCCGGCTTACTAAGTGTAAAATATTGTTTTATCTTTTCAATCATATAAACCTTCCAGATTCCGAGCACAGATAAAAGAAACATCTAAGAAAAAACCATTATTCCCAACTGATAAAAAAAATCACACAGAAATTAAAAAAAATGTCTTTTAAAGCGGATTCAATACTTAATCTCCACAAACCATTGCTAATGCTTTTGTAGCAAATCAATACACTACAAACCAAAGTATGCAAATAACGCAAGTGCGTGTGCAGAATTTGCTCACATGACTTTTAAATCGACACTATTTTAGAATCAACTTAAAATCTTATTCTTGAAAATAAAGGAGTTACGAGCGCTTCTAACTTTATGGCATGGCCTTTGCCTGTTACAATGCAAAACCAAAAATGTTAAACCAATTAAAAGGAGGTCAATTATGATCCAAACAAGTAACTACCGTGGATGGCTAAGAGGACTTTTCCTGCTCTTAGGGATTCTTCTCAGCTTTTCCCTCACCGCTCAGGCGCAGGACTATTATGTTATAGCGTCCCAACCGGATGCTGATAGTTCGGAATACTTTTATGAAGAAGGCGCCACGCTTTACATGACCGTTTATTCCCAGAATCTTGATTTCAATAACATGAAAAAGATGAAATGGGAAATCGAGAAAGATATGGATTATGGGCATGAAGATGGTATGGAGGATGATTCTGGAATGGATTTCGAAGGCGTCTTCACCAACAATATGGATGGTTCTTTCAGCGCCTCTTTCGATCTTAGCCAACTGCCCATGGCTGGTCTGTGGAAATGGAAAGCGGAGCTTGAAGACGAGCACGGCAATGAGGTTAAATTTAAAGCCGCTTTTAGCTACATCAACCCGAGCGATGATTCGGTACATCAGTACCTGGAGTTGAAAGGTATCATTTCTGAAATTAACGGCGACACTCTATTTATTGGAGATTACGCTTTCGTTGTGGATTCAAACACTGTAATCATTGGCCACGAAGACAACATGCTCAATTTTTCAGACCTTATGGTCGGCGATTATGTAGAAGTTGAAAGCCGTGGACTGTATGACAATGTTTACCTTGCCATCAAGATCGAACTGGAAGATAAAGATGATTATGAAGACGATGGCCATCATGAAATGGAATTCAAGGGAAAAATCGAATCTATTACAGACTCCTCTATCGTTGTGAATGGCAACCAGTTTAAGATTACTGCTCAAACCATAATCCGTAACCGTCATGAAATGACCATTCAGATCGGTGATCTGGCTGTGGGCATGTTTGTTGAAGTAAAAGCCAGGCTTATGAATCGAGAAATGATCGCCCTTAAAATTGAGATCGAAGATTATGATGATCACGCCTATAAGTTTGAAATTGAAGGTATGATCGATTCTTTAAATACGAATTATTTGATCATCGGCGGACAAAAAGTTTACTTCGATTCGACCACGGTTGTTAAGCTCAGCCACCACGACATGGGCAGCGTAAGCGATTTACAGGTAGGTCAATATGTAGAAGTTAAAGTCATATTAACGGCTGACGGCGCCTTATGGGCCATTAAAATTGAAATTGAAGATTCTGACAATTACAGTCAGGAAATCAAGTTTAAAGGCGTAATTGATTCGGTTGGCGTTAACTTTTTGATTGTCTCCGACAGACTGGTTTACGTGGACGACAGCACAGAAATTTACTGGGCACACAATGTAAGCATGAGCTTTAGCGAACTGCAAAAAGGACTGGTTGTTAAAGTTGAAGGCATTCTGCAAAATGACGGCAGCATTCTGGCTCAAGAAATCAAAGTAAAAGAACTGTGGAATAATTACATAGAAGTTGAAGGCGTGGTAGAATCTATCGACGCTGATGGCTTTACCGTCCAGGGCGTTTACTTTTACGTGGATTCGACCACCCTGTTTTTCACCAGCCACTATCAGATTTTAACTTTCAACGACCTCAAAACAGGCGATTGGGTGGAAGTTAAAGCGCTTCCGATGGCCGACGGTTCATTGGTGGCTCTTAAAGTTCACGTGGAAGATGGCGATAAAACGCACCTCAGCGTTACCGGTGAAATTCAATCCATCACCATGGATTCGATTCGTGTGAATAATCTGAACTTTGCCATTGACTCCAGCACCATCGTCTATGATTTGCAGGATGCTCAGGTTGATATCTCTGCGCTGAAGGTCGGTCAGATCGTTGAAGTAAAAGCATTGATTTTGCAAGACGGAACTTTCCAGGCCGTAAAGATCGAAATTGAATACGATCCCGACATGGTTTCTGTAACCAGTTCTCTGGGTGGAAAGACCGAATCCAGCATCATTATTCTTAACACGGAATACACTATTACCTCTAACACCGTCATTCTGGACAGCAGCTTTAATGTAATCGATTACACCTCGCTGCAGCCAGGTGATGAGGTAACGGTTTGGGCCGTTTCCAGCTCGGGCGGCAATGAAGCGCTGCAAATTCAAACGCTTTCTACTTCAAGCGTTACAGCCATCGAAAATCAATCTCAGGTTATTCGTGGTTTCGAATTGAAACAGAACTATCCGAACCCGTTCAACCCCACCACCACCATTGAGTTCTCTTTGAATCAAAGCGGTTTCGAAAAAGTTAGTCTGACCGTTTACAACATCCTTGGCAAAAAGGTTAAAACTCTGTACAATGGTGTGCTGGATCGCGGCACCTACCGTTTCGAATGGAACGGAACCAACGAAGCCAACCAGCCTGTTGCCTCTGGCCTGTATTTCTACAGACTGCAGGTTAAAAACCAGGCTTCCGTAAAACAAATGATTTTAATCAAATAAAACTAAAATTTGGCACGCATGATAGCGCCCATAACCTTACTCACCGCTGATGGTGAGTAAGGTTATTTTTAAATACGAAAGAGGAGTTGATATGCGGATAGAAGAGTTACATTTAATCGATAACAGTATGCCCTCTCTGCTGGAACTTGCGAATTATCTGCATCAAAAAAAGGATGCCTTTGAACTGCTCACGAAATTCATGCAGCAACTTGAGATGTCTATTAACAAAACATCGTTTACACACAGCGCCCGCGTGGCCCTGCTGGCTGAAACATTGGGCACCGCTGTTAATCTTTCTGCCAATGAATTATATTTATTAAAAAGGTCTGCCTATTTACATGATATAGGGAAAATATTTTTACCCGTGAAATTATTTCAAAAAAAAGAAGAATTGAATGCCAAAGAATGGAAGATGATTCGTCTGCATCCGGAATTAGGCGCCTCTCTCATCAGACAAATTCCTCACCTAAAACCCTTGCTGGCAGGAATCTTATTTCATCATGAACGGTATAATGGAAGCGGCTATCCCTTTGGCTTAAGTGAACAACAAATCCCTTTAATAAGTCGCATCATCGGCCTGGTAGATTGTTTTGAAGCATTGATCGCTCCAAGACCTTACCACACTCCCTTAACTTTGCAACAGGCATTAAGTACAATGGAAAAACAAAAAAATCAGGGGCTGTGGGATCCGTATTTATTTGAAGTGTTTGTAGAGATAACCACCGATTCAGATTATTTTGTGGATAAACGTCCCGTTGATATTAACCTGGTCAAAAATTAATAGACAGGGTAATGCTTTGCCTGTCGAATGTCGTTATTGAAACGCGAACACTTTGTCTTTCATAATTACTCCACATTGCATCAAAAACAGAAGAAAGCCACACACCAGCCGTTACAATAACTCCGGCCTTTCTTAATTTGTACCATCTGTTATAATCATCATAGGCCGCATCCAATTTCGTAATATCATCAACAGCCCTGTACTTTTGGTGATAATGGTTTTCAAGAATGGCGGCGCTGGCAGTGGCCGCCGATGCCACAAGGAAGCTCGAAAAAAACAGCGCGGCTCTCTTTTTTTGCCCTTTGTAGTACTGCCCCCAGCCAGGGAGAAACACAGAACGAAGGCTGGCCGCGGGCCTTTTGTCAGAGATAAAAACATAGCGAATGGCCGCCGGTTTTTCTTTAAACCTCCCCTGCTTAAACTCCTTTTTCAACGCATTGTAATAGGCAATAATTTTAGGCGAAGTGGTAATCGGATCAAATTCGTAACCGGGATCTAACTCAAGAATGGTTAAAAACTGAACTCTGGCCGAATCCAGTTTCCTTAAATTAAAATACGCAAAGCCCAGATATTTGTGAATTTCAATCAATTCGTCGGGCGTAAATGAGCTTGCATCCTTAAGTAATTGCTGGCCATAGGAAATGGTTTTTTCAAATTCAAGGGATTCGTAATACGCTTTTAACGGCGCTAATGGTTGTGAGTGGGCAGTAGTGGTGGCAATAAAAAAAAACATCCACAGTAGTAAGATTTTACCGGGCGTAAATAATTTTAAAAACGGCCTGATTGTACGGCGATCGAACCACCAACCAGTAGATCCCTGAAGAAACGAGCTGTCCTTTTTCATTTTGAGCCTGCCAGATAAAATGTTTACTGCCTCCCGTTGCCATACCATTGAACAACGACTTAATGTGTTGCCCTTTCAGATTATAAATATCTATCCGATACGAAGCAAGTCGGGG
This sequence is a window from Caldithrix abyssi DSM 13497. Protein-coding genes within it:
- a CDS encoding DUF5666 domain-containing protein, whose protein sequence is MIQTSNYRGWLRGLFLLLGILLSFSLTAQAQDYYVIASQPDADSSEYFYEEGATLYMTVYSQNLDFNNMKKMKWEIEKDMDYGHEDGMEDDSGMDFEGVFTNNMDGSFSASFDLSQLPMAGLWKWKAELEDEHGNEVKFKAAFSYINPSDDSVHQYLELKGIISEINGDTLFIGDYAFVVDSNTVIIGHEDNMLNFSDLMVGDYVEVESRGLYDNVYLAIKIELEDKDDYEDDGHHEMEFKGKIESITDSSIVVNGNQFKITAQTIIRNRHEMTIQIGDLAVGMFVEVKARLMNREMIALKIEIEDYDDHAYKFEIEGMIDSLNTNYLIIGGQKVYFDSTTVVKLSHHDMGSVSDLQVGQYVEVKVILTADGALWAIKIEIEDSDNYSQEIKFKGVIDSVGVNFLIVSDRLVYVDDSTEIYWAHNVSMSFSELQKGLVVKVEGILQNDGSILAQEIKVKELWNNYIEVEGVVESIDADGFTVQGVYFYVDSTTLFFTSHYQILTFNDLKTGDWVEVKALPMADGSLVALKVHVEDGDKTHLSVTGEIQSITMDSIRVNNLNFAIDSSTIVYDLQDAQVDISALKVGQIVEVKALILQDGTFQAVKIEIEYDPDMVSVTSSLGGKTESSIIILNTEYTITSNTVILDSSFNVIDYTSLQPGDEVTVWAVSSSGGNEALQIQTLSTSSVTAIENQSQVIRGFELKQNYPNPFNPTTTIEFSLNQSGFEKVSLTVYNILGKKVKTLYNGVLDRGTYRFEWNGTNEANQPVASGLYFYRLQVKNQASVKQMILIK
- a CDS encoding HD-GYP domain-containing protein; translation: MRIEELHLIDNSMPSLLELANYLHQKKDAFELLTKFMQQLEMSINKTSFTHSARVALLAETLGTAVNLSANELYLLKRSAYLHDIGKIFLPVKLFQKKEELNAKEWKMIRLHPELGASLIRQIPHLKPLLAGILFHHERYNGSGYPFGLSEQQIPLISRIIGLVDCFEALIAPRPYHTPLTLQQALSTMEKQKNQGLWDPYLFEVFVEITTDSDYFVDKRPVDINLVKN